The Arachis duranensis cultivar V14167 chromosome 2, aradu.V14167.gnm2.J7QH, whole genome shotgun sequence genome has a window encoding:
- the LOC107475459 gene encoding protein transport protein Sec61 subunit beta, which produces MALGGTAPPRGSAAAAASLRRRRTTSGGASGGAAGTMLQFYTDDAPGLKISPNVVLVMSIGFIAFVAVLHVMGKLYFVRREA; this is translated from the coding sequence ATGGCTTTAGGAGGAACAGCTCCCCCAAGAGGAAGTGCAGCAGCAGCTGCTAGCTTGAGGAGAAGGAGAACAACCAGCGGTGGCGCCTCCGGAGGAGCAGCTGGAACCATGCTTCAATTCTACACGGATGATGCCCCGGGCCTCAAGATCTCTCCAAATGTGGTTCTTGTAATGAGCATTGGCTTCATTGCATTTGTTGCCGTCCTTCATGTGATGGGCAAGCTTTACTTTGTGCGAAGGGAGGCATAA